The following coding sequences lie in one Syntrophales bacterium genomic window:
- a CDS encoding MBL fold metallo-hydrolase, giving the protein MEEKSVSLLPATLQAVDRVEITVLMDNYVDVLLGSTDVVARPVFRTGDEISRETVIAEHGMSMLVKTFQGEESHSIIFDTGHNKTGVPYNLKILGIDIGAVEAVVLSHAHMDHTGALYPLMEKLSWSVPLVVHPAVFTAPRFLKFPDGHMERFPNTLVREELMKRGGKIVESRMPVPLANGTILVTGEVERTTAFEKGFPIAKLVQDGELVPDPILDDQALVVCLKGKGLVVISGCAHSGIVNTVLHSRKITGIEQVYAILGGFHLTGPFFEPIIEDTVSALLKIGPKFIVPMHCTGWKAMHRFSEAFPDAFVLNSVGSKFMFS; this is encoded by the coding sequence ATGGAAGAAAAAAGCGTATCTTTATTGCCCGCAACACTCCAGGCGGTTGATCGAGTTGAGATAACCGTCCTCATGGATAATTATGTCGATGTCCTGCTGGGGAGCACTGACGTTGTTGCCCGCCCAGTTTTTCGAACCGGGGACGAGATCTCAAGAGAAACGGTAATTGCCGAGCATGGGATGTCCATGCTTGTTAAAACTTTTCAGGGTGAAGAGTCCCACAGCATTATTTTCGATACCGGTCATAATAAGACAGGCGTTCCTTACAACCTGAAGATCCTGGGTATCGACATCGGCGCCGTTGAGGCGGTTGTGCTTAGTCATGCGCACATGGATCATACGGGCGCCCTTTATCCCCTCATGGAAAAACTTTCCTGGTCGGTCCCTCTCGTGGTTCATCCTGCGGTCTTTACAGCCCCACGGTTTTTGAAATTTCCTGACGGACACATGGAACGCTTTCCGAATACCTTGGTCAGGGAAGAGCTGATGAAGCGGGGAGGCAAAATTGTGGAATCCCGGATGCCTGTGCCTCTGGCAAACGGCACGATCCTGGTGACCGGAGAGGTAGAACGAACGACAGCTTTTGAAAAGGGATTCCCTATTGCAAAGCTGGTGCAGGACGGTGAATTGGTTCCCGACCCGATCCTTGATGATCAGGCTCTTGTTGTCTGTTTGAAAGGGAAGGGTCTGGTGGTAATATCAGGGTGCGCTCATTCAGGAATCGTCAATACAGTGCTCCATTCGAGAAAGATAACCGGGATTGAACAAGTTTATGCGATTCTCGGCGGGTTTCATCTTACCGGGCCATTTTTTGAGCCGATTATCGAGGACACCGTTTCCGCTCTTCTAAAAATTGGCCCAAAGTTCATCGTCCCCATGCACTGTACGGGATGGAAGGCGATGCATCGTTTCTCGGAAGCTTTCCCCGATGCTTTCGTTCTTAACAGTGTCGGGTCAAAATTTATGTTTTCATAG